The sequence CTCGCCAACTTCCACCCCGCCATGTGGAAGTGGACCAAGAAGTGAGCCGGCTCGCCGACCACGCGCACCACTGAGCCGAAGCGACCGGATAACACATGAGCACTTCCTCGTACCTCCTCAGGCGGGTCCTCCAGGCCGTCGTGGTGATCGTCATCGTGACGATCGTGGTCTTCGGTCTGCTGCACGCCCTGCCCGGGGGTCCCGCACGCGGGATCCTCGGCCCGCAGGCCACCGCACAGCAGATCACGGCCTTCAACCACGAACAGGGCCTCGACAAGCCGCTGCCCGTGCAGTACTTCTACTACCTGAACCAGCTGCTCCACGGTGACCTCGGGACCTCGTACACCCTCAACGAGCCGGTCTCCCAGCTCATCACCGAACGGCTGCCGAAGACACTGCTCCTCACCGTCCTGTCGGCCGTCGTCGGCCTGGTGCTGGCGATCCCGCTGGGCATGTGGCAGGCCATGCGGCGCAACAAGCCGGCGGACTACGTCATCACCACGCTGAGCTTCATCGCCTACTCCACGCCCGTCTACTTCCTCGGGCTGATCCTGGTGCTGGTGTTCAGCCAGGCGCTGCCGTGGTTCCCCTCCCAGGCGCCCCAGGGCGACACGCTCGCCCAGGTCTTCTCCGAACCGCAGGCGCTGGTGCTGCCGGTGGTCGCGGGCGCCGCCTCGATGATCGCGGTGTTCAGCCGCTACATGCGGGCGGCCACCCTGGAGAACCTCTCCGAGGACTACGTCAGGACCGCGCGGGCCGGCGGCTCCCGCTCCGGCGCCATCCTGTGGCGGCATGTGTTCCGCAACTCGCTGACGCCCGTGGTCGCCATGCTCGGCTACTACGTGCCGGTGCTGTTCGGCGGCGCCCTGGTGGTCGAACAGCTCTTCAACTACCCCGGCATGGGCCTGCTCTTCTGGACCGCCGCGCAGTCCTCCGACTACCCGGTGCTCCTGGGCTGCGTGCTCGTCATCGCCATCGCCACCGTGACCGGCACGCTCCTCGCCGACATCGTCCAGCGGTTCATCGACCCCCGAGTGAAGGCAGGCCGGGCATGAGCGCCGTCATCCAGCCGGGCCAGGTGCCCGGCAAGGCCACCGCCGCCCCCGTCACGGCATCCGGCACCCGCCTCGCCGTCCGGCGCTTTGGCCGCAACAAGCTCGCCGTCGTCGGACTCGGCGTCGTCGTCTTCTTCTTCCTGTTCTGCTTCGCCGGTCCGCTGGTGTACTCCACCGACCAGACCCACACGCTGCTGGACCAGGTCAACCTCGCCCCCGGCGGCTCGCACTGGCTGGGCACCGACGCGGTCGGCCACGACGTGCTGGGCCGGCTCATGTACGGCGGCAAGGTGTCGCTGATCGTCGGCCTCGCCGCAGGCGTCCTGGCCACCGTCATCGGCACCCTCTGGGGCGCCGTCGCCGGCTACGCGGGCGGCTGGGTCGACGCGGTCATGATGCGGGTCGTGGACGCGGGCATCGCCATCCCCGCCCTCTTCATCCTGCTCGTGGTCTCGGCCATCACCACCCCGGACCTGACCGGCCTGGTCGTCATCCTGGGCTTCGTCTCCTGGCTGGTGCCGTCCCGGCTGATCAGGGCCGAGACGCTGAGCCTGAAGAACCGCGACTACGTGCTGACGCTCCGGGCCATCGGCGGCACACACGGCCGGGCGATCATCCGGCACATCCTGCCGAACTCGGTCTCGACCATCATCGTCGCCGCCACCTTCCAGATCGCCGACGCCATCCTGCTCGTCGCCTACGTCTCCTACCTGGGCCTGGGCGTCCAGCCGCCGTCCACCGACTGGGGCGGCATGCTCTCCGCCGGTCTCACCGCCGCCTACTCCGGCTACTGGTGGCTCATCATTCCGCCCGGCCTGGCCATCATCCTGGTGGTGTGGGCGTTCAACGCGATCGGGGACGGGCTCCGCGACGCATTCGACGTGAGGGGACGCGGATGACCGTCACCCAGAGCCCCGCCGCACCGCAGGCCGGGCCGATTCTCGAACTCGACGACCTCGGCGTCGTCTTCACCACCGAGAGCGGAGAGGTGCCGGCCGTCCGGGGCGTCTCCCTCCACGTCGAACCCGGCGAGACGCTCGCCCTCGTCGGCGAGTCGGGCTCCGGCAAGTCCACCATCGCGCTCGCCGCGATGGGCCTGCTCACCGGCAACGCCCGAGCCACCGGCAGCGCCGTCATCGCCGGCACCCAGGTCGTCGGCGCCCGCGAGAGCGACCTCGCCGCGCTGCGCGGCCGGACCGCCTCCATGGTCTTCCAGGAACCGGCCACCGCGCTCGACCCGCTGACCCGCGTCGGCCGGCAGATCGCCGAGGTCATCCGCAACCACCGCGAGATCTCCGCCAAGGAGGCAGCCGCCGAGGCCGTCGCGCTCCTGCGCAGGGTCGGCATCCCCGAGCCGGAGCGGCGGGCCACCGCCTACCCCTTCCAGCTCTCCGGCGGACAGCGCCAGCGCGTCGTCATCGCCATGGCCATCGCCAACAACCCCGCCCTGCTCATCGCCGACGAGCCGACCACCGCGCTCGACGTCACGGTCCAGGCCGAGATCCTCGACCTGCTGCGCCGGCTCGCCGCCGAGACCGGCACCGGGGTCCTGCTGGTCACCCACAACATGGGCGTCGTCGCCGACTTCGCCGACCGGGTCGCCGTGATGTACCGCGGCGAGATCGTGGAGACCGGACCGGTCGAGGACGTGCTCCTGCGCCCGTCGCACGAGTACACCCGCCGGCTGCTGGCCGCCGTGCCCCGGCTGTCGGTGGCCGAGGCGGACAAGACGGCCCCGTCCGCCACCGACGCGGCCCCCGGCACCGAGCCGGTCGCCGAACTCCGCGACGTCTCCGTGGTCTTCGGCCGCGGCAAGAACGCCGTGCGGGCCCTGGACGGCGTCTCCCTCGCCGTGCACGCGGGCCAGACCCTGGGGCTGGTGGGCGAGTCGGGCTCCGGCAAGTCCACCGCGTCCAGGGTCGCGCTCGGCCTGATCGCGCCGACCTCCGGCACCGTCTCGCTGTTCGGCACCGACCTCGGGCGCGCCAGGTCCCGGGCCCGCCGGGCCCTGCGGGCCGGAATCGGCGTGGTCCTCCAGGACCCGGTCGCCTCGCTCGACGCCCGGATGACGGTCGGCGAGTGCGTCGCCGAACCGCTCAGGGTCCACCGCCGGGGCCTGAGCGCCAAGGACCGCCGGAGCAAGGTCGCCGCCATCCTCGACCGCGTCCGGCTGCCGCGCGAACTCGCCGACCGGGCCCCCCGGGAGCTGTCCGGCGGCCAGCGCCAGCGGGTCAGCCTGGCCCGCGCGCTGGTCCTGGAGCCCCGGCTGCTGGTCGCCGACGAACCCACCAGCGCGCTGGACGTCAGCGTGCAGCAGGCCGTGCTCGAAGTGATCTCCGAGCTCCAGGACGAGCTGGGCTTCGCCTGCCTCTTCGTCTCCCACGACCTGGCCGTCGTCCAGCACTTCGCGCAGCGCGTCGTGGTGCTGCGGGGCGGCCGCATCCAGGAGCAGGGCCCCACCGGGCAGACCCTCCTGCACCCGGAGACCGACTACACCCGCGGCCTGCTGGCCGCCGTACCGGTGCCGGACCCGGTGGTCCAGCGCGGCCGCAGGGCCGAGCGCCTGGCCGCCCTCACGGCCGGCCGGACGGAGGCCCAGGCATGAACGACGCGTACGACCGCAGGCTCTTCGCGGGCGTCGACATCGGCGGCACCACCACGCAGGTGGTGCTGTGCGACGACGACCTGAACGTCCTGGACCGGGCCGAGACGGCGACCCCGGCGGACCGGGGCGGCCGGGCCATGATCCGCGCGGCCCTGGACGTCCTGGCCCCGCTCCTGGAGCACACCCCCGGCCGGCTCACCGGGTGCGGGGTCGGCGCCGCAGGGGTGGTGGACTCCGCCACCGGGCGCATCCTGGTGGCCAGCGACTCCTTCACCGGCTGGGCCGGATTCGGGGTGACGGAGGCCCTGGAGGAGGCGCTCGGGGTCCCGGCCTTCCTGGACAACGACGTCAACGCCTTCCTGTACGGGGAGACGTCGGGCGGCGCGGTCCGGGACGAGCGAGACGTCCTCGGGATCACCCTCGGCACCGGCGTCGGCGGCGCGCTGTGGAGCGGCGGCGCGCTGTTCACGGGACCGCACGGCGCGGCCGGCGAGATCGGGCACATCCCCGGCTTCGGCGACCTGCTCTGCTCCTGCGGCGGACGCGGCCATCTGGAGACCCTGGCCTCCGGCCGCTCCATCGGCGCCCGCTACGCGGAGCGCACCGGCCGGCGGCTGACCGCCCGGGAGGTCGCACAGGCGGCGGAGCGCGGTGACGAGGACGCCCTCGCGGTGTTTCGGGCCGCCGGAGACGGCATCGCACGGGCGATCGTGATGACGGCGGGCGTCGTCGACATCACCACGGTCGTCGTGGGCGGCGGGGTCAGCCGCGCCTGGCCGCTGCTGAGCCCGGTCGTCCTCGCCTCGCTGGCCGCCGAACCGCCGGTCAGCGGGCACCCCGTCCGGCTGGTCAGGTCGGGCCTCGGCTCCGACGCCGTACCGGTCGGCGCCGCCGCCCGCGCACGGCGTGAACTCGCGGTGGGTGCCCCGGCCTGACCCCGGGCCTGTCTTCACACTGCCGTCGTCGCCCGGCAGACGGCAGTGTGAAGACAGGTCCTAGGGCCCCCGGACACAGAGGAAGGACCCCCGTCCCGCCCGGACGGGGGTCCTCCCTGTCTTGTGGGTGAGGTCAGGAACCGACGCTCACCGTGAACCGCCGCGGGTTGCCGTCGTTCGCGGCGCCCGAGACGTCCGGCTCACCGTCCGGGCGTACGTCGTCGTACGGGAAGGCGTACCCGATCGGGCTGTTGGCGTGGACGATCCGCGACCAGTGGTTGGTCACCGCGCCCTGGTAGTAGTCGGCCACCGAGGTGCCGTTCGGCTGGTCCGGGTGGCTGAGCATGATCGACCGGTTGAAGCCGGCCGCGATCCGGGCGAGCAGCGCCTTCTTGTCGTCGTTGTCCGCCGGGTTGTTGGTGAAGGGCCCGTGGTTGCAGGTGAAGATGTCCTTCGAGACGGGCTTGGAGAAGGTGTGCCCGCCGTCGAACGTCAGGGTGTCGCCACTGACCCGGCCGGCGAGGACACCGCGCCCGCCCTGGAGGTCGATGCGCAGGTCCTCGGAGCGGTACTTCTCCCAGACCTCGTCGATCTGCGCGGTGAACAGGTCGCGGAACGGCATCTCGTCCGGGCGGTCGAAGTACGGCGCCATCAGGTTCTGCGGCGAGACGACCCGCAGCACGTTGCCGTCCGAGCCGCGCGTCACCAGCTGGTCCCAGGGCTGGCCGTCGGCCGCCGCCTGGGCGATGAGGCCGTCGGCGATGCGCTGCACGGCACCGTCCGGGAGCGGGGCCACGGTGTGCGTGGAGTCGCCCTCCAGGGTCAGGCCGATCGGCAGGGCCGTCACCAGGTCGACGTAGCTGATGTTGGCGTACAGCTGCTGCGGGTTGAAGGTGAACTCGCAGAACGACCAGGTGCGCCCGTAGTTCGGGTCCGTGGACGTGGCGAAGGCCGGCTCGACCAGGGCCGGGCCCGGGTTGACGTAGAAGTCCAGGGTGTCGTCGCGCACGAAGTAGACCCGGGCGCCGTACATCTGGGGGAGCGTCAGCACGACGGGCGCGCCGCCGGCCGCGTTCAGCGGGATGGCGCAGTCCACCGGGAGCGGGGTCTGCGGCTCGGCGGGGGAGTCCGGGGAGTAGACGCTGCCGTCGGCGC comes from Streptomyces sp. Mut1 and encodes:
- a CDS encoding glycoside hydrolase family 64 protein — its product is MISRRKFLTGGAAATATALTYPLWGSALSPAASASAATCELALENRSLPGRVNAYVTGHEQGTDRWVLLRADGSVYSPDSPAEPQTPLPVDCAIPLNAAGGAPVVLTLPQMYGARVYFVRDDTLDFYVNPGPALVEPAFATSTDPNYGRTWSFCEFTFNPQQLYANISYVDLVTALPIGLTLEGDSTHTVAPLPDGAVQRIADGLIAQAAADGQPWDQLVTRGSDGNVLRVVSPQNLMAPYFDRPDEMPFRDLFTAQIDEVWEKYRSEDLRIDLQGGRGVLAGRVSGDTLTFDGGHTFSKPVSKDIFTCNHGPFTNNPADNDDKKALLARIAAGFNRSIMLSHPDQPNGTSVADYYQGAVTNHWSRIVHANSPIGYAFPYDDVRPDGEPDVSGAANDGNPRRFTVSVGS
- a CDS encoding dipeptide ABC transporter ATP-binding protein — protein: MTVTQSPAAPQAGPILELDDLGVVFTTESGEVPAVRGVSLHVEPGETLALVGESGSGKSTIALAAMGLLTGNARATGSAVIAGTQVVGARESDLAALRGRTASMVFQEPATALDPLTRVGRQIAEVIRNHREISAKEAAAEAVALLRRVGIPEPERRATAYPFQLSGGQRQRVVIAMAIANNPALLIADEPTTALDVTVQAEILDLLRRLAAETGTGVLLVTHNMGVVADFADRVAVMYRGEIVETGPVEDVLLRPSHEYTRRLLAAVPRLSVAEADKTAPSATDAAPGTEPVAELRDVSVVFGRGKNAVRALDGVSLAVHAGQTLGLVGESGSGKSTASRVALGLIAPTSGTVSLFGTDLGRARSRARRALRAGIGVVLQDPVASLDARMTVGECVAEPLRVHRRGLSAKDRRSKVAAILDRVRLPRELADRAPRELSGGQRQRVSLARALVLEPRLLVADEPTSALDVSVQQAVLEVISELQDELGFACLFVSHDLAVVQHFAQRVVVLRGGRIQEQGPTGQTLLHPETDYTRGLLAAVPVPDPVVQRGRRAERLAALTAGRTEAQA
- a CDS encoding ROK family protein, whose translation is MNDAYDRRLFAGVDIGGTTTQVVLCDDDLNVLDRAETATPADRGGRAMIRAALDVLAPLLEHTPGRLTGCGVGAAGVVDSATGRILVASDSFTGWAGFGVTEALEEALGVPAFLDNDVNAFLYGETSGGAVRDERDVLGITLGTGVGGALWSGGALFTGPHGAAGEIGHIPGFGDLLCSCGGRGHLETLASGRSIGARYAERTGRRLTAREVAQAAERGDEDALAVFRAAGDGIARAIVMTAGVVDITTVVVGGGVSRAWPLLSPVVLASLAAEPPVSGHPVRLVRSGLGSDAVPVGAAARARRELAVGAPA
- a CDS encoding ABC transporter permease, producing MSTSSYLLRRVLQAVVVIVIVTIVVFGLLHALPGGPARGILGPQATAQQITAFNHEQGLDKPLPVQYFYYLNQLLHGDLGTSYTLNEPVSQLITERLPKTLLLTVLSAVVGLVLAIPLGMWQAMRRNKPADYVITTLSFIAYSTPVYFLGLILVLVFSQALPWFPSQAPQGDTLAQVFSEPQALVLPVVAGAASMIAVFSRYMRAATLENLSEDYVRTARAGGSRSGAILWRHVFRNSLTPVVAMLGYYVPVLFGGALVVEQLFNYPGMGLLFWTAAQSSDYPVLLGCVLVIAIATVTGTLLADIVQRFIDPRVKAGRA
- a CDS encoding ABC transporter permease, giving the protein MSAVIQPGQVPGKATAAPVTASGTRLAVRRFGRNKLAVVGLGVVVFFFLFCFAGPLVYSTDQTHTLLDQVNLAPGGSHWLGTDAVGHDVLGRLMYGGKVSLIVGLAAGVLATVIGTLWGAVAGYAGGWVDAVMMRVVDAGIAIPALFILLVVSAITTPDLTGLVVILGFVSWLVPSRLIRAETLSLKNRDYVLTLRAIGGTHGRAIIRHILPNSVSTIIVAATFQIADAILLVAYVSYLGLGVQPPSTDWGGMLSAGLTAAYSGYWWLIIPPGLAIILVVWAFNAIGDGLRDAFDVRGRG